In the Sulfurovum sp. UBA12169 genome, TAGAGTGTGCGTTTGTAACCGGGGGTAAGGTATCCGCCGTTGCGCTCTATAATTACAATCGCTTCAACCTGCCCAATAAGCACTTGATGCGCGATATGCATACCGTCAAATGATCCAATCGCTACGGAGGTGATTTGATTGGTTAAATGCACGCTATTTCTCCTGCTTTATAAAATGATACAGATACTCTTGATTGCCCTCTTTGCCGGCAATTCCTGAAGGTGCCTGATGGATACATTTCCAGCCAAGTCCAAAAGTATATTGCTCAAACGCTTCTTTTTTCCTCTCTATGGCGTCTTGATCTACCACCACCCCTTTGCTGTCCCGTTTTGCCTCTTTTCCTACTTCAAACTGCGGCTTGTAGAGTATGATGATATCTGCGTAAGCAGTTGTGAGCCTATCGATATCTTTTATAATCTGCAAAATGGAAATAAAGGAAACGTCACAGGTGATCAAATCAAATTCAACGGCGCTTTCAAAATTCCGTATATCGGTCTGCTCGTATAAAGAGAGTCTGGTATCTTTTCGCAAGGAGATATGCAATTGATCTTTTCCCACATCTACACAGCTCAACATTTCTACGCCATTTTCAAGTAAAATCTGCGCAAAACCTCCTGTGCTTGAACCGATATCCAGAGCTCTTTTATTTTCCAGCGCCATAGGATATGAGGCCAAAAAATTTTCCAGTTTTCTTGCTGCCCTGCTGACATAAAACTTTTCATTATCAACCTCTATAAGTGAATGGCTATTTACCTTCACCGAAGGTTTTGCGGTCTTTCCGTCCACCTTTACTTTTCCTGCCTTGATCGCATCAAGTGCGCGATTGCGGCTTTCAAAATACTCTTCTTCAACGAGGTACTTATCTATTCTCATATCATCTCTTTCATCTGTTCTTCACTCAATGTAGCCACACCCAAACTTTGGGCTTTTTCAAGCTTGGT is a window encoding:
- a CDS encoding TlyA family rRNA (cytidine-2'-O)-methyltransferase; this translates as MRIDKYLVEEEYFESRNRALDAIKAGKVKVDGKTAKPSVKVNSHSLIEVDNEKFYVSRAARKLENFLASYPMALENKRALDIGSSTGGFAQILLENGVEMLSCVDVGKDQLHISLRKDTRLSLYEQTDIRNFESAVEFDLITCDVSFISILQIIKDIDRLTTAYADIIILYKPQFEVGKEAKRDSKGVVVDQDAIERKKEAFEQYTFGLGWKCIHQAPSGIAGKEGNQEYLYHFIKQEK